The DNA region ACGACGTCCATGTGTCCGCTCAGCAGGACGCTTCCCTTCGCAGGATTCCCGGCGCGTGCGACGACGTTCGGGCGGTCCGGGAGTACCTCGGTTACCTCGACGTCGAAGTCGACGGAGGAGTTTTCGAGCCACTCGACGAGAGTCGAGGCGACTGACGCTTCTTCACCGGGCGGATTCTCGCTTCGACACCCGACCAGCGTTTTTGTTAGTTCGACGACCGCTCGTCGGTCGACGCGCATCTCGTGGTTGGGATTGGAGTCCATCTTCGGTTGATTTCGACTGGGTGTTCGACCGCCAGACGACGGCTACTCAGAGATACGTTTCCAACTTCTGGTAGGTGAGTTCCGGACCCCAGTCCTGTCGTGTGACGTCCTCGACGACCGTGAATCCGTGTTTGTCGTACAGCCGACGCGCCGCTTCGAGTCCCTCGTACGTCCAGAGATACACTCGATCGAAGCCGGCGTCCGCACAGAACGCCATCGCTCGGTTCATCAACTCGCGGCCGAGGCCCTGCCCGTGTAGTTCGGGTGCGAGAACGACCCAACGGAGACGCGCGCCCTCCTCGTCGTCGGAGTGGCCGCCGTCGACGACGAGCGACCCCAGTATCTCTCGCTCGCCGTCGTCGTCGGGGTCACTCATCACCAGCCAGAGTCGATTCTCCGCCTCGTCGTACCGGCCCAGAAACTCGGCGAGTTCGACGGCGACTTCGCG from Haloprofundus halobius includes:
- a CDS encoding GNAT family N-acetyltransferase, translated to MPEIQTGYTPGALGRIIELHETYYSEYWNLDYEFSREVAVELAEFLGRYDEAENRLWLVMSDPDDDGEREILGSLVVDGGHSDDEEGARLRWVVLAPELHGQGLGRELMNRAMAFCADAGFDRVYLWTYEGLEAARRLYDKHGFTVVEDVTRQDWGPELTYQKLETYL